The window TGACCATGATCCCGTCCCGGCCGTCGGCGATCAGCGTGTCCACGAGCGAGACGACTCCCTCGGTCATCACCCCCGCGAGCGTGCCCGTGATCCGACAGCGTTCCGCGGCGAGCGAGGCCCCCGCCGCGACGCGCGCGCCGGTGTTGCCGCCGGCCACGGCGCTCGCGCGCAGGCGCGCGTCGGCGCCGGCGGCGACGTCCAGCGCGGTCCCGCTCGTGCGGAAGGTCAGGTTCGCCGCGTCCAGCGTGCCGTGCGTTTCAACGCCCGTCGCGCCCCTCAGCGTCAGCCCGTCGAGCGTCGTCGCGGCGGGCCGGACGGCGGCGGCCACGACGATCGCCTGCGCCGAGCCGCCGTCGATCACGGTCTCGCGTCCCGACCCGTCGTCGAAGCGCGCGATCGTCACCGCCAGCGGCTGCGCGAGCTGCACGGTCTCGACGTACGCGCCCGTCCCCGGATAGACCGCGATCGTCGTGCCCGCGCGCCGGACCGCGGCGACGGCCGCGCCGATCGTCGCGTAGTCCGGCCCGTCGGCGGGGTCGTTCGACACGTACAGCCGCGGGCTCGCCGCGCACGCGTCGCCGACGCCGTCGTGATCGCCGTCGCGCTGCGAGGGGTTGAAGACGTCGGGGCAGTTGTCCGCGGCCGAGACGACGCCGTCGCCGTCGGGATCGGCGTCGGCGCGGAGCGCGTGCCCGCCCGTCGAGCCGGCCAGCGCGCACGGCGCCGCCGCCATCAGCATGCCGAACACCGCCGCCGCGACCCGCGCAGGCCGCGTCATGAAGCGCTTTCCGATCAGCATCGGGTCCCTCGCCGCGAGAACTGGATGACGCGGATCGTAACATCCCGCGGACTGTCCGAGGCGCGCGCGCCACGCGCCGACTATGCGCGTTCACCTTCCGACGCCAGCCACGGGCCACCCGGCGGCCACCTTCCCGCGGGCATTCGCCCGCCGCCGCCCACGACGGCCCGCCGCACCGGGCCAAGAAACTGGATGATGCGCTCTCCGACTTCCTCGAAGCGTTCGGGCGGCGGCTTCAGCACCGCGC is drawn from bacterium and contains these coding sequences:
- a CDS encoding thrombospondin type 3 repeat-containing protein, with product MLIGKRFMTRPARVAAAVFGMLMAAAPCALAGSTGGHALRADADPDGDGVVSAADNCPDVFNPSQRDGDHDGVGDACAASPRLYVSNDPADGPDYATIGAAVAAVRRAGTTIAVYPGTGAYVETVQLAQPLAVTIARFDDGSGRETVIDGGSAQAIVVAAAVRPAATTLDGLTLRGATGVETHGTLDAANLTFRTSGTALDVAAGADARLRASAVAGGNTGARVAAGASLAAERCRITGTLAGVMTEGVVSLVDTLIADGRDGIMVMSSTGTVSLRYATLARFTALAIYNNGGTVTLERSIVWRAQNGLFGVPCVWISRSVVDAADCSTVAGNAWADAQLAADYSPSAGSPCVEFGTPPPGEAGDPTLDLAGRPRRLDGNGDGIAVSDCGALEYYPADRTPGEIKNVRWSGTAAIAWDADPAAATYHQYRGPLGGLSQTSFGACADAADANLADTLAPAAETPSAGAGFFYLVTGRDAAGREGTLGYATGAERSRFSGCP